One Chloroflexota bacterium DNA segment encodes these proteins:
- a CDS encoding cadherin-like domain-containing protein: MMQRWFLLGLCLGLSLILPVAAQPPQIPQTIDQPQTAGTWSDEFAAYDRSDLNDYPRRPMEWNNTLYSGMHNHGVAAWNGRQWLQIGNLEGRAIAITWHQNKLYAYGKLTLAGTPVSLTYWDGTTWTAMPHQISYHTSVTLASYNNQLYLASGHAFTIDGQAIQHLARWDGSQWEDTDVGVQGMILTMLVRPDGLYVGGTFAHGDGQWQGVLRWDGSQWNQVGSPLSGLVLDLEWANDQLYVGGLFTSTLDPAINNIAAWNGSSWDSFGNGIGDGRRRDVHSIAFLDDELYVMSRVDTALGYHQLQRWNGTTWVILANTTGANGGIDWLWYPDVVLLNYQEQLFAFGLISFVHDHDNSDQYSIGMMSLAWNGTHWESMTPNGLIIKNGGQQLNLLATSGETVYTAATNITWGNGQASLAQFEAEQTWQGLLPPYTLNFTAYEAEAYQSALFLRMGNGLFNVVSGTVELRSTSEVHSIAQANNLLYVAGNFEQFNGVAAHNLVTWNGSQWQGLNAPASFERVTIVEVYGSQLYISDGSQVARWDGTQWQSLATGVSSITQIEPTASGVYVAGTFSTINEVAAQKIAYWNGSAWSGLTGVINGPINDLELGPDGLYVAGSFSGITNGVVSPGILRWNGVWNSVGGGVQYRYTPQVPISVTTLASTPTRMYAIGAFDTVGNRYESSRIAAWQYGSPSLIQAAPDTATTYRPQSVNVAVLANDWTIDNEPVELVAVTSASNGTATISGTQILYTPTSDFQGTESLSYTLRNPARGITTTGSLTIAVLNHFPTLVPLTHTVQPNSTTTFDVLAGVVDLNGDDLSITQASATLGMVSIEQHQLRYVAPNQGLVTATISYTVSDGHGGTQTSTISVTSTAQQVYLPLITR, translated from the coding sequence ATGATGCAGCGATGGTTTTTGCTTGGGCTATGTTTAGGATTAAGCTTAATCTTGCCAGTGGCGGCCCAACCACCCCAAATTCCCCAAACGATCGATCAACCCCAAACCGCTGGAACATGGAGCGACGAATTTGCTGCTTATGATCGCTCTGATTTAAATGATTATCCTCGTCGCCCGATGGAATGGAATAACACGCTGTATTCGGGCATGCATAACCATGGCGTAGCCGCTTGGAATGGCCGCCAATGGCTGCAAATTGGCAACCTCGAAGGCCGAGCAATTGCCATCACATGGCATCAAAATAAGCTCTACGCCTATGGCAAGCTTACTTTAGCTGGCACACCTGTTAGTTTAACCTATTGGGATGGCACAACTTGGACAGCCATGCCCCACCAAATTTCTTACCACACATCAGTTACGCTTGCGAGCTATAACAACCAGCTGTATCTCGCGAGTGGGCATGCTTTTACGATTGATGGGCAAGCAATTCAGCATTTGGCACGCTGGGATGGTAGCCAGTGGGAAGATACTGATGTTGGGGTTCAGGGCATGATTCTTACCATGCTTGTACGCCCCGATGGCTTGTATGTTGGTGGTACATTTGCCCATGGAGATGGCCAATGGCAGGGTGTATTACGCTGGGATGGCAGCCAATGGAACCAGGTTGGTAGCCCGTTATCAGGCTTGGTGCTCGATCTAGAATGGGCCAATGATCAATTGTATGTTGGTGGCTTATTTACCTCAACCCTTGATCCCGCAATTAACAATATTGCTGCGTGGAATGGAAGTAGTTGGGATAGCTTTGGCAATGGTATTGGTGATGGTCGTCGTCGCGATGTGCATAGTATCGCATTTTTAGATGATGAACTGTATGTAATGAGCCGAGTTGATACAGCTTTAGGGTATCATCAATTGCAACGCTGGAATGGCACCACTTGGGTGATCCTTGCAAACACAACGGGAGCCAATGGAGGAATTGATTGGCTTTGGTATCCCGACGTTGTATTGCTGAACTACCAAGAGCAACTTTTTGCTTTTGGCTTGATTTCGTTTGTTCATGATCATGATAATAGCGATCAATATAGCATTGGCATGATGTCATTGGCTTGGAATGGCACGCATTGGGAATCGATGACCCCCAATGGCTTGATCATTAAAAATGGTGGTCAGCAGCTTAATCTGCTAGCAACTAGTGGCGAAACTGTTTACACTGCGGCTACTAATATTACTTGGGGCAATGGCCAAGCTTCATTGGCACAGTTTGAAGCCGAGCAAACTTGGCAAGGCTTACTACCACCCTATACCCTCAATTTCACTGCTTATGAGGCCGAAGCCTACCAATCAGCCCTGTTTTTGCGAATGGGGAATGGGCTGTTTAACGTTGTTAGCGGCACAGTCGAGTTGCGGTCCACCTCGGAAGTTCATTCTATAGCCCAAGCGAATAACTTGTTATATGTTGCTGGTAATTTTGAGCAATTTAATGGGGTTGCTGCGCATAATTTGGTGACGTGGAATGGCAGCCAATGGCAAGGCTTGAATGCACCTGCCAGTTTTGAGCGAGTAACAATCGTTGAAGTATATGGCAGTCAGCTCTATATCAGCGATGGGTCGCAAGTTGCTCGTTGGGATGGGACGCAATGGCAGAGCTTAGCGACTGGGGTTAGTAGCATTACCCAAATCGAGCCAACTGCCAGCGGGGTGTATGTCGCTGGCACATTTAGCACTATTAATGAGGTTGCTGCCCAAAAAATCGCCTATTGGAATGGCTCGGCATGGTCGGGATTAACCGGTGTGATTAATGGCCCGATCAATGATCTTGAGCTTGGACCTGATGGCTTGTATGTCGCTGGCTCATTTAGCGGGATTACTAACGGTGTGGTTAGCCCAGGCATTTTACGCTGGAATGGCGTTTGGAACAGCGTTGGCGGTGGGGTGCAATATCGCTATACCCCACAGGTGCCAATTAGCGTAACTACCTTAGCCTCGACCCCAACCCGAATGTATGCGATTGGCGCATTCGATACGGTTGGCAATCGCTATGAATCGTCGCGAATTGCGGCCTGGCAATATGGATCACCCAGCTTGATTCAGGCAGCCCCAGATACGGCCACGACCTATCGTCCTCAATCAGTTAATGTTGCTGTATTGGCCAATGATTGGACGATTGATAATGAGCCTGTTGAACTGGTAGCAGTAACCTCGGCCAGCAATGGCACGGCAACGATCAGCGGAACTCAGATTCTTTACACGCCAACAAGCGATTTTCAAGGTACTGAGAGTTTGAGCTATACCTTGCGCAACCCAGCGCGTGGCATCACCACAACTGGATCATTGACGATCGCTGTGCTCAATCATTTCCCAACGCTTGTACCGCTGACCCATACTGTGCAGCCGAATAGCACCACCACATTCGATGTGTTAGCTGGCGTGGTTGATTTGAATGGCGATGATTTGAGCATTACTCAGGCCAGCGCTACGCTTGGCATGGTCAGCATCGAGCAACATCAATTACGCTACGTTGCGCCTAACCAAGGGCTGGTTACGGCAACGATTAGCTATACAGTAAGCGATGGCCATGGCGGTACCCAAACCTCAACGATAAGTGTCACGAGCACAGCCCAGCAAGTATATCTGCCATTGATAACTCGTTAG
- a CDS encoding thioredoxin family protein, which translates to MADSLFDPERDPFADMRQALETAQRERKNILVELGGDWCVWCHRLEAFINAHPQLRYLRDIHYVKVKVLVGDEQQKNKTFLEHLPGFDGVPHIFIYNSRGQLLCSQDTSPLEEGESYDFGRVRDFLSRWSEWRLSPYDALATDELKRLVELHYFGEHANQITPSA; encoded by the coding sequence ATGGCCGATTCACTCTTTGATCCAGAACGTGACCCCTTTGCAGATATGCGCCAAGCTTTAGAAACTGCGCAACGTGAACGCAAAAATATTTTAGTCGAGCTTGGTGGCGATTGGTGTGTTTGGTGTCATCGCTTAGAGGCCTTTATTAATGCTCACCCCCAATTACGCTATTTACGTGACATTCATTATGTCAAAGTAAAAGTGTTGGTGGGCGATGAGCAACAAAAAAATAAGACCTTTTTAGAACACTTGCCAGGTTTTGATGGAGTTCCGCATATTTTTATCTACAATAGCCGCGGCCAATTGCTGTGCTCGCAAGATACCAGCCCACTCGAAGAAGGCGAGAGCTATGACTTTGGGCGGGTACGCGATTTCCTGAGCCGTTGGTCGGAATGGCGGCTTTCACCCTACGATGCCTTGGCAACCGACGAACTCAAACGCCTAGTCGAGCTGCACTATTTTGGCGAACATGCCAACCAAATCACCCCTAGCGCCTAA
- the rfbD gene encoding dTDP-4-dehydrorhamnose reductase — protein MRVLILGASGQLGTELAKTFADHQLLMPSHQELDLSQATARAAINQLTPDLVLLPAAFTNVDGCALDPARAFRENTLGPKYAALACRDRDIPLVYVSTNEVFSGSSQQAYSEYDQPAPINAYGRSKWGGEQAVLQHAPNVFITRVAWLFGGQRNFVRTIARLGRERLQTGEPLRVVTDEVGTPTHAAEAAWAIRQLVDSNIPGIYHVVNEGACSRHELACAVLAAAGIDLPVEPITSAEFSRPSSPPPFSALSNNAAAAMGIRLRRWQAAVIAAVAAIDEPA, from the coding sequence ATGCGTGTGTTGATCCTGGGGGCAAGCGGTCAACTTGGCACTGAGTTAGCCAAAACGTTTGCCGATCATCAATTATTAATGCCGAGCCATCAAGAGCTGGATTTAAGTCAAGCCACTGCGCGGGCAGCCATCAACCAATTAACCCCCGATTTGGTGCTCTTGCCAGCGGCCTTTACCAATGTCGATGGCTGCGCACTTGATCCAGCGCGGGCTTTTCGCGAAAATACATTAGGCCCAAAATACGCTGCACTTGCTTGCCGCGACCGTGATATTCCTTTGGTCTATGTCAGCACCAACGAGGTATTTAGCGGCAGCAGCCAGCAAGCCTATAGCGAATACGATCAACCAGCGCCGATCAATGCCTATGGTCGCTCCAAGTGGGGTGGCGAGCAGGCAGTTTTGCAGCATGCACCCAATGTTTTTATCACGCGGGTGGCGTGGTTGTTTGGTGGCCAGCGCAATTTTGTGCGCACGATCGCTCGCTTAGGCCGCGAACGCCTGCAAACTGGCGAACCGCTACGCGTCGTGACCGATGAAGTTGGCACACCAACCCATGCCGCTGAAGCAGCTTGGGCAATTCGCCAACTAGTCGATAGTAACATTCCAGGTATCTATCATGTGGTCAATGAGGGCGCTTGCTCCCGCCATGAATTGGCATGTGCGGTCTTGGCAGCAGCGGGCATCGACCTGCCAGTTGAGCCAATTACTTCCGCCGAATTCAGTCGCCCAAGCAGCCCACCGCCATTTTCAGCATTAAGCAACAATGCCGCCGCAGCCATGGGCATTCGTTTGCGCCGCTGGCAAGCAGCCGTTATTGCAGCGGTCGCGGCGATCGATGAGCCAGCTTAA
- a CDS encoding glycosyltransferase family 2 protein has protein sequence MSHCIDILIPNYNGASLLAACLESLRQQTRRDFLITVIDDASPDGSVPALQAAYPEVNWLIQPENQGFVAAVNRGFQATNAPWVILLNNDTEVEPNFVAALIDTLERFPAYDFAAAKMLLYHQPDHLHTTGDGYNWDGVPWSRGVWQVDRGQYDAISEVFGPCAGAAAYKRTSLQHLVNQDGHLLDPLLVMYCEDVDLNLRARRAGMRTLFVPQARVLHHLSATGGGVRASYYCGRNFIVLWLRHMPLQAWPYALPAFLWSQLTIFGQALRHWRGEAARARLRGQWAGLQLIPQIWRERRLATAEAQRLLAWLGR, from the coding sequence ATGAGTCATTGCATCGACATTCTGATTCCAAATTATAACGGGGCCAGCTTATTGGCGGCTTGCCTTGAAAGCTTGCGCCAGCAAACCCGCCGCGATTTCCTGATCACGGTAATTGATGATGCCTCGCCCGATGGGAGCGTTCCCGCTTTGCAGGCCGCCTATCCTGAGGTCAATTGGCTGATTCAGCCTGAAAATCAAGGCTTTGTCGCGGCAGTTAATCGCGGCTTTCAGGCAACCAATGCGCCTTGGGTTATTTTGCTTAATAATGATACTGAAGTTGAGCCAAACTTTGTCGCCGCATTAATTGATACGCTTGAGCGTTTTCCAGCTTATGATTTTGCTGCTGCCAAAATGCTGCTTTACCATCAACCTGATCATTTACATACTACTGGCGATGGCTATAATTGGGATGGCGTGCCATGGAGTCGCGGAGTTTGGCAAGTTGATCGCGGTCAGTACGATGCAATCAGCGAGGTTTTTGGGCCATGTGCTGGGGCGGCGGCCTACAAACGCACTAGTTTGCAACACCTCGTCAATCAAGACGGCCACTTGCTTGATCCATTGTTGGTGATGTATTGCGAGGATGTTGATCTCAATTTGCGGGCACGGCGAGCTGGAATGCGCACCCTATTTGTACCTCAAGCGCGAGTGCTGCATCATTTGAGCGCGACTGGTGGCGGAGTACGAGCTAGCTACTATTGTGGGCGTAATTTTATTGTGCTGTGGTTGCGCCATATGCCATTACAAGCTTGGCCGTATGCCTTGCCAGCCTTTTTGTGGTCGCAACTGACGATTTTTGGGCAAGCCCTACGCCATTGGCGCGGCGAAGCTGCCCGTGCTCGCTTGCGTGGTCAATGGGCTGGTTTGCAGCTCATTCCCCAAATTTGGCGTGAACGAAGGTTAGCCACAGCAGAAGCACAGCGGCTGCTTGCTTGGCTTGGACGATAG
- a CDS encoding glycosyltransferase family 2 protein, which translates to MAPYLSVVIPAYNEARRLPQTLPLVLQFLNAQPWSWELLVVDDGSTDQTVALAEAACREFAQARVIQNPHRGKGYTVRTGMTQAVGEYVLFSDADLAVPMEEWPKLEAKLQQGYDIVIASREGAGASRIDEPFMRHLMGRVFNIIVRVLGIGKFQDTQCGFKVFSREASHDVFGRMRLYDDSTEAPKGAAVTAFDVEVLYLALRRGYRIAEVPVTWRYGEETKVDNIRDSWRNLRDVLKVRWNAISGQYRDVKPRA; encoded by the coding sequence ATGGCCCCGTATCTTTCGGTGGTAATTCCAGCCTATAACGAAGCCCGCCGACTACCTCAGACCTTACCTTTAGTTTTGCAATTCCTCAATGCCCAACCATGGTCATGGGAGTTATTAGTGGTTGATGATGGCAGCACTGATCAAACAGTGGCACTGGCTGAGGCTGCTTGTCGTGAATTCGCCCAAGCCCGTGTGATTCAAAATCCGCATCGTGGCAAAGGCTATACTGTGCGCACTGGCATGACCCAAGCGGTTGGGGAGTATGTGCTTTTCTCCGATGCCGATTTGGCCGTGCCTATGGAAGAATGGCCCAAACTCGAAGCCAAACTTCAACAAGGCTACGATATTGTGATTGCTTCGCGCGAGGGTGCGGGAGCCAGTCGCATCGATGAGCCATTTATGCGTCATCTGATGGGTCGAGTGTTCAATATCATCGTGCGGGTTTTGGGCATTGGTAAATTCCAAGATACGCAATGTGGTTTTAAGGTATTCAGCCGCGAGGCATCCCACGATGTTTTTGGGCGCATGCGGCTGTACGACGATAGCACCGAAGCGCCCAAAGGCGCAGCAGTTACCGCCTTTGATGTTGAGGTATTGTATTTAGCCTTGCGGCGTGGCTATCGGATTGCCGAAGTGCCCGTCACTTGGCGCTATGGCGAAGAAACCAAAGTCGATAATATCCGCGATTCTTGGCGTAATCTGCGCGATGTACTCAAAGTACGCTGGAATGCGATCTCAGGCCAGTATCGCGATGTGAAACCAAGAGCATAG
- a CDS encoding MFS transporter has translation MATRTSGQAVALTGLSVMVMMTFSHAMNDMWTSLLAPLLPSIRDTYQVSIGQTGILVAILSFAGSMLQPLLGAVGDYIDRRWLAAFGPVLTAIGLTLIGYVPNFFMLGALIMLGGLGSAIFHPAGAAYIAMGANPHQRGLFVSIFSAGGTVGMAFGPLIAAQFDLVSLPYLLPVGIAVGVLTFLMIPSAAQNRSQPKTLRDYISVFQGPLRWLWFMSVLRSLSSVSYSSLLGFMLRDRFDQAMADAHVGPTLAVFNIASAVGGIIGGRISDRVGRTVVLRSSILSTIPLFIGLVLSSPLDWWYYPLTAVVGAMVMANIPVSIVTAQEYAPQHIATASAMMMGFAWGTSGVLYPIIGSLADWTSPTWAMIAAIGLLLPAFFITVRLPEPERTTTIG, from the coding sequence ATGGCAACGCGGACAAGTGGGCAGGCTGTCGCTCTGACAGGCCTTTCGGTCATGGTAATGATGACATTTTCGCATGCCATGAATGATATGTGGACTTCGCTGTTAGCGCCCTTGCTACCAAGTATTCGCGATACCTATCAGGTGAGTATTGGCCAAACCGGCATTTTGGTGGCGATTTTGTCGTTTGCTGGCTCGATGCTTCAGCCCTTGCTTGGTGCAGTTGGCGATTATATTGATCGGCGTTGGTTGGCGGCGTTTGGTCCTGTGCTAACGGCGATCGGCCTAACTTTGATTGGTTATGTGCCCAATTTCTTTATGTTGGGTGCGTTGATTATGCTTGGCGGTTTGGGCAGCGCGATTTTTCACCCAGCAGGTGCAGCCTATATCGCCATGGGTGCGAATCCTCATCAACGAGGGCTATTTGTTTCCATCTTCTCGGCTGGCGGCACGGTTGGCATGGCCTTTGGCCCACTGATTGCCGCCCAGTTTGATTTGGTGAGTTTGCCCTATTTGCTGCCTGTGGGAATTGCAGTTGGGGTTTTGACCTTTTTGATGATTCCTTCGGCGGCGCAAAATCGCAGCCAACCCAAAACGTTGCGCGATTATATCAGCGTTTTTCAGGGGCCGTTGCGCTGGCTTTGGTTTATGAGTGTGTTGCGTTCACTTTCAAGCGTTTCGTATAGCAGCTTGTTGGGCTTTATGCTGCGTGATCGCTTTGATCAAGCGATGGCTGATGCTCATGTTGGCCCAACCTTGGCAGTTTTTAATATTGCCTCAGCGGTTGGCGGCATTATTGGCGGGCGCATTTCTGATCGGGTTGGGCGCACGGTGGTGCTACGTTCAAGTATTTTGAGCACGATTCCGCTGTTTATTGGCTTAGTGCTATCATCACCATTGGATTGGTGGTATTACCCCTTGACGGCGGTGGTTGGGGCAATGGTGATGGCTAATATTCCGGTTTCGATTGTCACGGCGCAGGAGTATGCACCGCAACATATTGCCACCGCCAGCGCCATGATGATGGGCTTTGCTTGGGGTACGTCGGGCGTGCTTTACCCCATTATTGGTAGCCTCGCCGACTGGACTTCGCCAACCTGGGCCATGATTGCCGCGATTGGCTTGTTATTGCCAGCCTTCTTTATCACGGTACGACTGCCCGAGCCTGAACGTACAACGACGATTGGCTAG
- a CDS encoding glutamine amidotransferase gives MYNLTIAHLYPEQMNIYGDRGNIITLRQRCAWREITTTLIPVMPGSSIDWQSVDLAFFGGGQDSGQALIAADFVEHQTEPLRRAAETGMVLLAICGGYQLLGHYFLTHTGEKLPGIGLLDVHTVGSTQRLIGNLLIEANWGTGHQTLVGFENHSGGTFLGKGVKPLGKVLAGHGNNGQDGSEGAVWQNVIGCYMHGSLLPKNPHFADHLLELALQRRYGASATLSPLDDQLELAAHSTMVERLQR, from the coding sequence ATGTACAACCTGACGATTGCGCATCTATACCCTGAGCAAATGAATATCTATGGTGATCGTGGGAATATCATCACCTTACGACAGCGCTGTGCATGGCGTGAGATTACAACAACCCTGATTCCCGTAATGCCAGGCAGCAGCATCGATTGGCAAAGTGTTGATCTGGCTTTTTTTGGTGGCGGTCAAGATAGTGGTCAAGCGTTAATTGCTGCCGATTTTGTTGAACACCAAACCGAGCCATTACGCCGCGCCGCCGAAACTGGCATGGTATTGTTGGCAATTTGTGGTGGCTACCAACTGCTTGGCCATTATTTTCTAACTCACACCGGCGAGAAGCTCCCAGGTATTGGCTTATTGGATGTGCACACCGTCGGTAGCACCCAACGCTTGATTGGCAATTTGCTGATCGAAGCCAATTGGGGCACTGGTCACCAAACCTTGGTTGGCTTTGAAAATCATAGTGGTGGAACCTTCCTCGGCAAGGGCGTAAAGCCGCTGGGCAAGGTGCTCGCAGGCCACGGCAACAATGGTCAAGATGGTAGCGAAGGTGCTGTGTGGCAAAATGTGATTGGCTGCTATATGCACGGCTCGTTGCTGCCCAAAAACCCACATTTCGCCGACCACTTGCTGGAGCTAGCATTGCAACGCCGCTATGGCGCAAGCGCAACCCTCAGCCCGCTTGACGATCAATTGGAGCTAGCCGCCCACAGCACCATGGTCGAACGTTTGCAACGCTAA
- a CDS encoding phage antirepressor N-terminal domain-containing protein yields MQHFYNSDLGQLLALDPNQTYAAIPVICAMLEIPHAPQIKRIKAHATLAAGLRQLKVPNLDGEDERQACLRIDLIPLWAAGLDPNSVSAKAAPIVQALSSEMASVLWQSFRPQAFETNDQLLPNRWEQTQAEVAYRGALAVANLTREQMLLERQLTADVEAREMGGMSAEIEANAMLLARTVRRVAQVVGERSRRNEYPAIFDGLYRQWGITTYRRMPQARLNEALAWLERWYGDALGEPEPMPDI; encoded by the coding sequence ATGCAACATTTTTATAATAGCGATCTCGGCCAGCTTCTTGCGCTTGATCCCAACCAAACCTATGCCGCTATTCCAGTGATTTGCGCTATGCTCGAAATTCCGCATGCCCCACAGATCAAGCGGATCAAAGCCCATGCGACGCTGGCAGCGGGCTTACGTCAACTCAAAGTACCCAACCTTGATGGCGAGGATGAACGTCAAGCCTGTTTGAGGATTGATCTGATTCCCTTATGGGCGGCGGGGCTTGATCCCAACAGTGTCAGCGCCAAAGCTGCGCCGATCGTGCAAGCGCTGAGCAGCGAAATGGCCTCAGTGCTTTGGCAGAGCTTTCGCCCGCAAGCCTTTGAAACCAACGATCAACTATTGCCCAACCGTTGGGAACAAACTCAAGCCGAGGTGGCCTATCGCGGAGCCTTGGCTGTGGCCAACCTGACTCGTGAACAAATGTTGCTTGAGCGCCAACTGACCGCCGATGTTGAGGCTCGCGAAATGGGTGGAATGAGCGCCGAAATCGAAGCCAATGCAATGTTGTTGGCTCGCACCGTTCGGCGGGTGGCGCAGGTAGTCGGTGAGCGCTCTCGGCGCAACGAATACCCAGCAATTTTCGATGGCTTGTATCGCCAATGGGGCATTACCACCTATCGTCGTATGCCACAGGCTCGGCTCAACGAAGCCCTTGCTTGGCTCGAACGCTGGTATGGCGATGCCCTCGGCGAGCCTGAGCCAATGCCCGATATTTAG
- a CDS encoding glucose 1-dehydrogenase, which translates to MTTFDLSGKVAIVTGASRGIGEAIAQHFARAGAKVVVCARKLESLQTVADSINQAGGTALAIACHTGKPEQVQAVVAQTLAEWGRIDIVVNNAATNPHFGPLLNSDASQWDKTYEVNVKGYFWLIQAAAEAMQAQGGGSIINVASVAGLQPATAMGIYSISKAAVIAMTKQLAQELGPMNIRVNALAPGLIKTKFSSALWDNEDLNQKIVAGTPLGRIGTVDEVAAATLYLASDAAAFTTGTVITMDGGSLVGGILG; encoded by the coding sequence ATGACGACATTCGATTTAAGTGGCAAGGTGGCAATCGTAACTGGGGCATCACGCGGAATTGGTGAGGCAATTGCTCAACATTTTGCCCGAGCCGGAGCCAAAGTCGTGGTTTGTGCCCGTAAATTGGAAAGCTTGCAAACTGTTGCTGATAGTATCAACCAAGCAGGTGGCACGGCGCTCGCTATAGCTTGTCATACTGGTAAGCCTGAACAAGTGCAGGCAGTGGTGGCACAAACTTTGGCAGAATGGGGCCGAATCGATATTGTAGTTAATAATGCGGCTACCAATCCCCACTTTGGCCCATTGCTCAACTCCGATGCATCTCAATGGGATAAAACCTACGAAGTCAATGTGAAAGGCTACTTTTGGTTGATCCAAGCAGCGGCTGAGGCCATGCAGGCGCAAGGTGGTGGCTCGATCATCAATGTAGCCTCGGTGGCGGGCTTGCAACCGGCGACCGCCATGGGCATTTATAGCATTTCCAAGGCTGCCGTTATTGCTATGACCAAACAGTTGGCCCAAGAATTAGGCCCAATGAATATTCGGGTCAATGCCTTAGCACCTGGCTTAATCAAAACCAAATTTAGCTCAGCCCTGTGGGATAACGAGGATCTGAATCAAAAAATTGTGGCTGGCACGCCCTTAGGTCGAATTGGCACGGTCGATGAGGTTGCCGCCGCTACGCTGTATCTGGCTAGCGATGCTGCTGCCTTCACCACTGGCACAGTTATCACCATGGATGGTGGCAGTTTGGTCGGCGGAATTTTAGGTTAA
- a CDS encoding CCA tRNA nucleotidyltransferase, with translation MLYDLNPFMHQASPDLQHRLQWLIQAADTYSLVCYLVGGCVRDWLLERPVGDIDVVVEGDAIALAEAWAAVWPDQLHTHPPFGTATLSWQDAAGAYSLDLISARSEYYPQPAALPVVSFANLAADLARRDFTINCLALRLINQPTQLIDPQHGYADLQHGLIRVLHDQSFIDDPTRILRAIRFAARLNFELESQTARLLQQALPWLDQTTPARLWNELGLLLTEPSALAALSLADSWGVLRQLFGSGWSSNLNQQAEMLLTNQPDQQLAIVWLLLMSQLSPSVAQTQTQRFSLAKPIRLMVEQWPELATFAATLTQTTLSAGQLDRLLSPFEPLLLQVWAGNQAISIQHRIKYYLQYLRPIASAVTGRDLQAQGIAAGPQYKTLLAEARERQLDQFEREHPNLC, from the coding sequence ATGTTGTATGATTTGAATCCTTTTATGCACCAAGCAAGCCCTGACTTGCAACACCGCTTACAATGGTTAATCCAAGCTGCTGATACTTATAGTTTAGTTTGCTATCTGGTTGGTGGTTGTGTTCGCGATTGGTTGCTGGAGCGACCAGTTGGCGATATTGATGTTGTGGTTGAAGGCGATGCGATCGCGCTGGCCGAGGCTTGGGCTGCCGTTTGGCCGGATCAACTGCATACCCACCCGCCCTTTGGCACTGCTACCCTGAGTTGGCAGGATGCAGCTGGTGCTTACAGTTTGGATTTAATTTCAGCCCGCAGTGAATATTACCCCCAGCCTGCGGCCTTACCAGTCGTTAGTTTTGCCAATTTAGCTGCTGATTTGGCCCGCCGCGATTTTACGATCAATTGTCTGGCTTTACGCCTGATCAATCAGCCAACCCAATTAATTGATCCACAGCATGGCTACGCTGATCTCCAGCATGGTTTGATTCGAGTATTGCATGATCAGAGTTTTATCGATGATCCAACCCGTATCCTCCGTGCGATCCGTTTTGCTGCGCGTTTGAATTTTGAGCTTGAATCACAAACCGCCAGACTGTTGCAGCAAGCCTTGCCATGGCTTGATCAAACTACGCCTGCACGTTTGTGGAATGAGCTAGGTTTGTTGCTCACCGAGCCAAGCGCTTTGGCGGCGTTAAGCTTGGCGGATAGTTGGGGGGTGCTCAGGCAATTGTTTGGTAGCGGCTGGTCAAGCAATCTCAATCAACAAGCTGAAATGCTGCTTACCAATCAGCCCGATCAGCAATTAGCGATTGTGTGGCTATTGTTGATGAGCCAATTGTCCCCCAGCGTAGCCCAAACCCAAACCCAGCGCTTTAGTTTGGCCAAACCAATTCGCTTGATGGTTGAACAATGGCCTGAACTGGCGACGTTTGCAGCAACGTTAACCCAAACCACGCTTTCGGCAGGCCAACTTGATCGTTTGCTGAGTCCATTTGAGCCGTTGCTGCTCCAAGTGTGGGCGGGTAATCAGGCAATATCAATTCAACACAGAATTAAGTATTATCTGCAATACTTACGGCCAATTGCTAGCGCCGTGACTGGGCGCGATCTGCAAGCCCAAGGGATTGCTGCTGGCCCACAGTATAAAACCTTGCTGGCCGAGGCTCGTGAACGCCAGCTTGATCAATTTGAACGAGAGCACCCGAATCTTTGCTAA